The genomic segment AGCGCGGCGCAGCAAGTGCTATGGTGGCGGTACAGGATGATGAAATAGTCGGCTTTGCGGTGCTGATTGACGGCGCTCACAGCCCGGACTATCTGGACAAATATACCAGCCACAGAGCGATGCATTTTATTGGTGATGTGGTGGTTGCAAGTCAGCACAGCGGTAAAGGGGTTGCCACTACCTTGCTGCAAGCTTGTATCGCACAGGCAAAGCAGGCGGGTAGTGAAGTGGTCTTAATAGAGCGCCATGAAGAGAATCTGGCTTCTGCGGGTATGATGCGAAAAGCAGGGTTCCATATTGTTGATACGTTTTTTGACCCTGACAAACGCAGTGCCGGGTCACAAAAGAGCTGTATCCTTTCAAAAGCGTTATAACAACAAGCTTAACGAAAACTCAACGTAGTCAGGTAAAGACCACACAAATGCCAGTGTGGTCTTCATTAAGCCGGTCAGCGCAATGCTACCGTCACGCCAGATGCTGCCAGCACTGAACCGGCACACCGGTTGAGCACGGTAAGCCGTTTTGGCGTTGATATCAGCTTTCTGGCCTGACTGCCCAAATAAACATAGCCCAGGTTAACTGAGCCAAATGCCAGCGTAGCACATGCCATGATCCCTAAAATGTCCATATAGGTCATACTTTCTATGGCCACAAAGGTGGGAAACAAGGCAACATAAAAAACAATGGCTTTAGGGTTACTCAGCGTGAGCAAAAAGCCGCTGAGTATGGCCGAGTGTGTGCTGGGTGTTGCTGTGTCTTTTGCCGTTGTATCGGGTTTGGACAGTAGCAGTGAAACCCCCATCCAGATCAAATAAGCCGCACAGAGATATTTGATAATGACAAAGGCGCCACCTAACACTTCGGCAACGACAGCCAACCCCGAAATTGCGAGCAGAATGAACACGTAGTCGGCCAGCAATAAGCCCAGGGTCATACTAATACCTCGCTTATAGCCACTAGCAACGGAGGCTGAAGTAATCGCTAAGACGGCGGGGCCGGGTATGACGGCAACTAGAAACATCGCGATAAACAACGCGAGGTAATGTTCAAAGGTCATGCACTCGATCCTTTTCAGCTAAGTTAAATATCCAGACTAAGCATATCTCAGCTCACGTCTTTAATATAAGTGATTTTGTTATTGTGAAATCGAAATTGGGTTTCGCCCTTAAGCTTTAGTGTATCTCCTGCGCTCAAGCCATTTGGCAGGTCGGCTGCCAGGGTTGCCTGATATTGAATGTAGGCTGTAACCGCATACTCCTCCAGAGCCAGCTCGGTAATCGTCTGTTGGCGGGTCGTGAATAATGCGGCGCCTTTTACTGCGAGTTGTTCGAATGCGGCTTTACCATGCGCGCTTGCTGTGACTTCTCCATTTGATTCATTTTCAAAAACAATATGTTCATCCAACAACGCTAGCATAGCGTTAATGTCAAAGGTGTTGTAGGCGTGAATATAAGCCTCGACCAGGTCAATATGATTATGCTCTGACATGTAAATTCTCCTTATTTAAAACATGTGTATCGCCCTGACTTTGCGCAGAGCTAAGGTCATTAAATCGACTGGCGCATTGTTTGGCAAGTGGCTTAACGGCAAACACCGCTAAAACATGCGTTATCAGCAAAGCGTAGCTGCATGCCCTTTTGTGAAGCAACTGAACGGCTCAGCAAACGCTTTTGTATTGCAATAAACCTAATAAACTTCGTGAATTAGCTGCCACTTACTGTTTTTTATACAGCTCTCTTCTATATTTATTAAGACAATACAGTCATCTGGTTTATTGGGGGGCACTTGAGCGAGCCGCTACCATCTATGTCTCTGGTAAAGAGACTCACTCAGCTAAATTTGTCGGTGATGGCAAGTAGCATGCTGTTGGTGTTCTCGCTGACCTCTATTTTGTTGTGGTTTGTTGTTCGTGACCGCCAAGCCGAAACCGCTGAGATTAATCTCGCTCAATTAGCGCATAATGTGGTGCCTATGCTGGTATTCAATGATGTAGATACGGCAACCAAAGAGCTCACTCTGGTTGGCATCAAAAAGGACGTGCTGTTTGTGTCTTTGCGTAAAACTTCAGGCGAAGTATTCAGTGAATATGCAGAGCCCAGTTTTGTGCCTTCCTCTGCACTATACCAAAAAATAGGATCTGAGCCTCAGCGCGAGTACGAGGGCGTACGAATGCGCTTATATTACCCGGTTGCTATCAAAGGCAAAATCGAGGGTGACCTCATTATGGTGATCGATTTAACCAGCATGATGTACTGGTATTTGCATCTGGTGCTGATGTTAGCGTTACTGATTGCCGCCTTGTTTACGGTGTCGGCTTTTTTGCTGTCGCGTGTACAGCGTAAAGCCCTGACACCTCTGATAGCACTGTCAGAGCTGGCTCAGCGGGTATCCAGCGAACATAATTTTCAGTTGCGGGCAAACGT from the Pseudoalteromonas sp. R3 genome contains:
- a CDS encoding sensor domain-containing diguanylate cyclase, translating into MSEPLPSMSLVKRLTQLNLSVMASSMLLVFSLTSILLWFVVRDRQAETAEINLAQLAHNVVPMLVFNDVDTATKELTLVGIKKDVLFVSLRKTSGEVFSEYAEPSFVPSSALYQKIGSEPQREYEGVRMRLYYPVAIKGKIEGDLIMVIDLTSMMYWYLHLVLMLALLIAALFTVSAFLLSRVQRKALTPLIALSELAQRVSSEHNFQLRANVIRDDEIGILTRSFNELLKRVDISQAELRQQLEQEQAQGQQLKQMVRTDPLTNLPNRVALNQMLKEITCEACMPRPLSCLMFIDLDNFKFVNDNYGHDAGDETLIEVGNRISAMIRSDDLLCRLGGDEFALLLPSIESTENAEKLAARIVTIINRPIVIKDTVMPIGISIGLAYTPLDASAPMDLLNCADDAMYAAKRAGKNNFKVFSKQASV
- a CDS encoding LysE family translocator; the protein is MTFEHYLALFIAMFLVAVIPGPAVLAITSASVASGYKRGISMTLGLLLADYVFILLAISGLAVVAEVLGGAFVIIKYLCAAYLIWMGVSLLLSKPDTTAKDTATPSTHSAILSGFLLTLSNPKAIVFYVALFPTFVAIESMTYMDILGIMACATLAFGSVNLGYVYLGSQARKLISTPKRLTVLNRCAGSVLAASGVTVALR
- a CDS encoding GNAT family N-acetyltransferase codes for the protein MVTYRLALATEADNLKKLLWQHGQNEWNYLTEAGVNAEFELLERGAASAMVAVQDDEIVGFAVLIDGAHSPDYLDKYTSHRAMHFIGDVVVASQHSGKGVATTLLQACIAQAKQAGSEVVLIERHEENLASAGMMRKAGFHIVDTFFDPDKRSAGSQKSCILSKAL
- a CDS encoding nuclear transport factor 2 family protein; translation: MSEHNHIDLVEAYIHAYNTFDINAMLALLDEHIVFENESNGEVTASAHGKAAFEQLAVKGAALFTTRQQTITELALEEYAVTAYIQYQATLAADLPNGLSAGDTLKLKGETQFRFHNNKITYIKDVS